One part of the Deltaproteobacteria bacterium genome encodes these proteins:
- a CDS encoding radical SAM protein, with protein sequence MNLRHGLRAGRRLLRGNVDDRVATAIFFVTDDCNARCDYCFNTRLSHRNGEKTRGRRLDADELRQIARHLGRLYQVILSGGEPFLRRDLGEVLRGLLDESRPAIVTLPTNGSLPERVLPVLEEAAREHPATVFNLGLSLDAVGEAHDQLRRLPGGYAKALGLGRAVQRLGQRLGNVNLVVNSLATRETLDGLPALFEALASAFEGAEWFHNLQFDQRLQADPLEDPALEEQLRRLQALEREARERRAGRLGRLIEGAYVDGLNALLRRQLGEGRMIYACNAGRKLIVVASDGTLSPCEPFLFEEHYAARRSFDLREHGLDFYRLRATPEYRAELEFIEAGKCAACPWSCAAITSLLFEPGQWQRFWVT encoded by the coding sequence GTGAACCTCCGCCACGGGCTCCGCGCCGGGCGTCGCCTGCTGCGCGGCAACGTCGACGACCGGGTGGCGACCGCCATCTTCTTCGTCACCGACGACTGCAACGCCCGCTGCGACTACTGCTTCAACACCCGGCTCTCGCACCGCAACGGGGAGAAGACGCGCGGCCGGCGGCTCGACGCCGACGAGCTGCGCCAGATCGCGCGCCACCTCGGCCGCCTCTACCAGGTGATCCTGAGCGGCGGAGAGCCCTTCCTGCGCCGGGACCTCGGCGAGGTGCTCCGGGGCCTCCTCGACGAGTCCCGGCCGGCGATCGTCACCCTCCCCACCAACGGCTCCCTCCCCGAGCGGGTGCTGCCGGTGCTGGAGGAGGCCGCCCGGGAGCACCCGGCCACGGTCTTCAACCTCGGCCTCTCCCTCGACGCGGTGGGCGAGGCCCACGATCAGCTGCGCCGCCTGCCGGGGGGCTACGCGAAGGCCCTCGGCCTGGGCCGGGCCGTGCAGCGCCTGGGCCAGCGCCTGGGCAACGTGAACCTGGTCGTGAACAGCCTGGCGACCCGGGAGACCCTGGACGGCCTGCCCGCCCTCTTCGAGGCGCTGGCCTCGGCCTTCGAGGGCGCCGAGTGGTTCCACAACCTCCAGTTCGATCAGCGCCTGCAGGCCGACCCCCTGGAGGACCCCGCCCTCGAGGAGCAGCTGCGCCGCCTCCAGGCCCTCGAGCGCGAGGCCCGGGAGCGGCGGGCCGGGCGCCTCGGCCGGCTGATCGAGGGGGCCTACGTCGACGGCCTCAACGCCCTCCTGCGGCGTCAGCTGGGCGAGGGCAGGATGATCTACGCCTGCAACGCGGGGCGGAAGCTGATCGTCGTCGCCTCCGACGGCACCCTCTCGCCCTGCGAGCCCTTCCTCTTCGAGGAGCACTACGCCGCCCGGCGCAGCTTCGATCTGCGCGAGCACGGGCTGGACTTCTACCGGCTGCGGGCGACCCCCGAGTACCGGGCCGAGCTGGAGTTCATCGAGGCCGGGAAGTGCGCGGCCTGCCCCTGGTCCTGCGCGGCCATCACGAGCCTGCTCTTCGAGCCGGGACAGTGGCAGCGCTTCTGGGTAACGTGA
- the asnB gene encoding asparagine synthase (glutamine-hydrolyzing), with translation MCGIAGVIGLGEDLGERDRGSVQTMVQRVRHRGPDQQSLVEDRRCILGNARLRVVDLSSAADLPLTSADGRISIAYNGEVTNFRDLEEQYRLREKYEFKSSSDTETLLHLYEELGIDFCRELTGMFAFALHDRREEKVWIVRDQFGNRPLFLMRTPRRIYFASEIKAFLELPEFRADIDLEGLFHYFTLAYIPGRHTPFECVEELQGGERLQIDLSTGRTEDQRYYRVHFEADRQSSFEELRDGLYEQMLDSVRRNLIADAPLGLTLSGGFDTSSILALARECIGPQRDLHSYSVVMGEKSFNEARWQQIMVEFANTIHHEIHVGPRDVMEVLVEHMAYLDEPSANGAAIPSYLLAREATKDVTVLLSGEGGDETFTAYETHRAWKVRHYWRRFAPGPLRKLAHGVAHALPTDYRKLSFDFMAKRFTEGAEMDVAQSHIHWRYTIADADKRRLMPKAARMIDTGDWAAKIYDSYPFTDELDRICALDAETYLIGDLMVKNDRTFMAHSIEARFPYMDRILYDYMSRVPPELRLKGMKGRYLQKEAMRGHIPEAISGRKNMGLEMPHSLWFLGDLKPVADEYFSREKVERTGFLTHAGVDHLWQEHLARKRDNGRALWSILMVLIWFDLFVAEGTYKQYLTAREPRASV, from the coding sequence ATGTGTGGCATCGCTGGCGTCATCGGTCTGGGGGAGGATCTCGGGGAACGAGACCGGGGATCCGTCCAGACGATGGTGCAGCGGGTCCGCCACCGGGGCCCCGACCAGCAGTCCCTGGTCGAGGACCGCCGCTGCATCCTGGGCAACGCCCGCCTGCGGGTGGTCGATCTCTCCTCGGCCGCCGACCTCCCGCTGACCAGCGCCGACGGCCGGATCAGCATCGCCTACAACGGTGAGGTCACGAACTTCCGCGATCTGGAGGAGCAGTACCGCCTCCGGGAGAAGTACGAGTTCAAGTCGAGCTCCGACACCGAGACCCTCCTGCACCTCTACGAGGAGCTGGGCATCGACTTCTGCCGGGAGCTGACGGGCATGTTCGCCTTCGCCCTCCACGATCGGCGGGAGGAGAAGGTCTGGATCGTCCGCGACCAGTTCGGCAACCGGCCCCTCTTCCTGATGCGGACCCCGCGGCGGATCTACTTCGCGTCGGAGATCAAGGCCTTCCTCGAGCTGCCCGAGTTCCGGGCCGACATCGATCTCGAGGGCCTCTTCCACTACTTCACCCTCGCCTACATCCCCGGCCGCCACACGCCCTTCGAGTGCGTCGAGGAGCTCCAGGGAGGCGAGCGCCTCCAGATCGATCTCTCGACCGGGCGCACCGAGGACCAGCGCTACTACCGCGTGCACTTCGAGGCGGACCGGCAGTCCAGCTTCGAGGAGCTCCGGGACGGTCTCTACGAGCAGATGCTCGACAGCGTGCGGCGCAACCTGATCGCCGACGCGCCCCTGGGCCTGACCCTCTCGGGGGGCTTCGACACCTCCTCGATCCTGGCGCTGGCCCGGGAGTGCATCGGGCCGCAGCGCGACCTGCACAGCTACTCGGTGGTGATGGGGGAGAAGAGCTTCAACGAGGCGCGCTGGCAGCAGATCATGGTGGAGTTCGCGAACACCATCCACCACGAGATCCACGTGGGGCCGAGGGACGTGATGGAGGTGCTCGTCGAGCACATGGCCTACCTCGACGAGCCCAGCGCCAACGGCGCGGCCATCCCCTCCTACCTGCTGGCCCGCGAGGCGACCAAGGACGTCACCGTGCTCCTCTCGGGCGAGGGGGGCGACGAGACCTTCACCGCCTACGAGACCCACCGGGCCTGGAAGGTGCGTCACTACTGGCGGCGCTTCGCCCCCGGGCCCCTGCGCAAGCTCGCCCACGGCGTCGCCCACGCCCTGCCCACCGACTACCGCAAGCTCTCCTTCGACTTCATGGCGAAGCGCTTCACCGAGGGCGCCGAGATGGACGTGGCCCAGTCCCACATCCACTGGCGCTACACCATCGCCGACGCCGACAAGCGCCGGCTGATGCCGAAGGCCGCCCGGATGATCGACACCGGAGACTGGGCGGCGAAGATCTACGACTCCTACCCCTTCACCGACGAGCTGGACCGCATCTGCGCCCTCGACGCCGAGACCTACCTGATCGGCGATCTGATGGTGAAGAACGACCGCACCTTCATGGCCCACTCCATCGAGGCGCGCTTCCCCTACATGGACCGCATCCTCTACGACTACATGAGCCGGGTCCCGCCGGAGCTGCGGCTCAAGGGGATGAAGGGGCGCTACCTCCAGAAGGAGGCGATGCGGGGCCACATCCCCGAGGCGATCTCGGGGCGCAAGAACATGGGGCTGGAGATGCCCCACTCGCTCTGGTTCCTGGGGGATCTGAAGCCGGTGGCGGACGAGTACTTCTCCCGGGAGAAGGTCGAGCGCACGGGCTTCCTCACCCACGCCGGCGTCGACCACCTCTGGCAGGAGCACCTCGCCCGGAAGCGCGACAACGGCCGCGCCCTCTGGAGCATCCTGATGGTGCTCATCTGGTTCGACCTCTTCGTGGCCGAGGGGACCTACAAGCAGTACCTCACGGCCCGCGAGCCCCGCGCGTCGGTCTAG
- a CDS encoding caspase family protein, whose amino-acid sequence MSCLAHRLTRILILLAAAGLVLPATAATRRFALITAANDGGPDRTRLRFARSDAEAVSDLLSELGGVAGADRILALNTDREGLEQALVTARERLQAAAGSADRIELIFYYSGHSDEEGLLLGKERYGYRELRKALEAMKTDVRIAVLDSCASGALTRAKGGVARAPFLVDDSRQVKGQAILTSSSADEASQESDRIGGSFFTHYLVSGLRGAADSDADQTVTLAEAYQFAFRETLARTERTQGGAQHPNYDFQLSGTGDVVMTDLRQASSTLVIAAELGGRVYLRDTAGHLVAELKKPAGSPVVLGLQPGTYEITLDDGQQLSAGRITLESGTPAGLGPEGLRIIPREVAVARGEFPPADLARIEDRFFGFGLLPLPPQHAYRHSLQLHLLGARSTALDGLALGFGLSLVDEEMQGLQLSLVGNSAGRGSGAQIAVGGNRLAGSSRMLQVAAGGNIARGHLRWGQLAAGFNIVGGDTSGVQLSAGFNITSGDLKGLQATAGFNVAGEVRGGQLAAGFNVAHGPVHGAQLSAGFNITPELKGTQLSVLNVTTKLEGWQIGVVNVAVDGSEGEAIGVLNFIGGGIHRFRLWGDDLHGLNAGLKLGSRHVYSLISMGMAPGSSPLRFTAQFGLGVEQKLIGPLSLNLELTGGSEHFGTWNMAGYSLVGRFSALAVVKLWKVRVVGGVGLNGFFSDQGDRADLAWLGPQFTYTSGRHTGRIWPGLVLGLEL is encoded by the coding sequence ATGAGCTGCCTCGCCCATCGACTCACTCGGATCCTGATCCTCCTCGCCGCCGCCGGGCTGGTCCTGCCCGCCACCGCCGCCACCCGGCGCTTCGCCCTGATCACCGCGGCGAACGACGGGGGGCCCGATCGCACCCGCCTGCGCTTCGCCCGCTCGGACGCCGAGGCCGTCAGCGACCTGCTCTCCGAGCTGGGGGGCGTGGCCGGCGCCGACCGCATCCTCGCCCTGAACACCGACCGCGAGGGCCTCGAGCAGGCCCTCGTCACCGCCCGGGAGCGCCTGCAGGCCGCCGCGGGCAGCGCGGATCGCATCGAGCTGATCTTCTACTACTCCGGCCACTCCGACGAGGAGGGGCTGCTCCTGGGCAAGGAGCGCTACGGCTACCGTGAGCTGCGCAAGGCCCTCGAGGCCATGAAGACCGACGTGCGGATCGCCGTGCTCGACTCCTGCGCCTCGGGCGCGCTGACCCGGGCCAAGGGCGGCGTCGCCCGCGCGCCCTTCCTGGTGGACGACTCCCGGCAGGTGAAGGGTCAGGCGATCCTCACCTCCAGCTCGGCCGACGAGGCCTCGCAGGAGTCGGATCGGATCGGGGGCTCCTTCTTCACCCACTACCTGGTCTCCGGCCTGCGCGGCGCCGCCGACTCGGACGCCGACCAGACCGTCACCCTCGCCGAGGCCTACCAGTTCGCCTTCCGCGAGACCCTGGCCCGCACCGAGCGCACCCAGGGCGGCGCCCAGCACCCGAACTACGACTTCCAGCTCTCGGGCACGGGTGACGTGGTCATGACCGACCTGCGCCAGGCGAGCAGCACCCTCGTCATCGCCGCCGAGCTCGGCGGCCGGGTCTACCTGCGCGACACCGCCGGCCACCTCGTCGCCGAGCTGAAGAAGCCCGCCGGCAGCCCGGTCGTCCTCGGGCTGCAGCCCGGCACCTACGAGATCACCCTCGACGACGGCCAGCAGCTCTCGGCCGGGCGCATCACCCTGGAGAGCGGCACCCCCGCCGGCCTCGGGCCCGAGGGGCTGCGCATCATCCCCCGGGAGGTGGCGGTGGCCCGGGGCGAGTTCCCCCCGGCGGACCTCGCCCGGATCGAGGACCGCTTCTTCGGCTTCGGCCTCCTCCCGCTGCCCCCGCAGCACGCCTACCGCCACAGCCTCCAGCTCCACCTCCTGGGGGCCCGCTCGACCGCCCTCGACGGGCTCGCCCTCGGCTTCGGGCTCAGCCTGGTCGACGAGGAGATGCAGGGCCTCCAGCTGAGCCTCGTCGGCAACTCGGCCGGCCGCGGCTCCGGCGCCCAGATCGCCGTGGGTGGCAACCGGCTGGCGGGCTCCTCCCGGATGCTGCAGGTGGCCGCCGGCGGGAACATCGCCCGCGGACACCTGCGCTGGGGCCAGCTCGCCGCGGGCTTCAACATCGTCGGGGGCGACACCTCCGGCGTGCAGCTCTCCGCCGGCTTCAACATCACCAGCGGCGATCTCAAGGGCCTGCAGGCGACGGCCGGCTTCAACGTCGCGGGCGAGGTCCGCGGGGGTCAGCTCGCCGCGGGCTTCAACGTGGCCCACGGCCCGGTCCACGGCGCCCAGCTCTCCGCCGGCTTCAACATCACCCCGGAGCTGAAGGGCACCCAGCTCTCGGTGTTGAACGTCACCACCAAGCTCGAGGGCTGGCAGATCGGCGTCGTGAACGTCGCCGTCGACGGCTCGGAGGGTGAGGCGATCGGCGTCCTCAACTTCATCGGCGGCGGCATCCACCGCTTCCGGCTCTGGGGGGACGACCTCCACGGGCTGAACGCCGGCCTGAAGCTCGGCAGCCGCCACGTCTACAGCCTCATCAGCATGGGCATGGCGCCGGGCAGCAGCCCCCTGCGCTTCACGGCCCAGTTCGGCCTGGGCGTGGAGCAGAAGCTCATCGGGCCGCTCTCCCTGAACCTCGAGCTCACCGGCGGCAGCGAGCACTTCGGCACCTGGAACATGGCCGGCTACTCCCTGGTGGGGCGCTTCAGCGCGCTGGCCGTCGTGAAGCTCTGGAAGGTGCGGGTCGTCGGCGGCGTCGGCCTCAACGGCTTCTTCTCCGACCAGGGGGACCGCGCCGACCTGGCGTGGCTGGGGCCGCAGTTCACCTACACCAGCGGCCGCCACACCGGCCGGATCTGGCCCGGCCTGGTGCTCGGCCTCGAGCTCTAG
- a CDS encoding ActD-like protein has protein sequence MTTPNSPIPEWKLERLALGELPEAEAAELRTRIEADPAEAARLAALEESNRAILAAHPAEELARAIERRRHLQEVTEREAGRQRSSRPLLWGLPTLAAAAALAVFLLRGPPPVGVDPNGGLEHTTIKGLDARLHVHRKTAAGDEELTSGALARPGDLLQVAYTAAGKHHGLILSLDGRGTLTDHLAGRGGLHSVPLEPSGKVSLDRAYELDDAPRFERFYFFVSDEPFEASALRAALEQGQEGDALRSLLPQGIDFLRFDLRKETP, from the coding sequence ATGACCACCCCGAACTCACCCATTCCCGAGTGGAAGCTCGAGCGCCTCGCGCTCGGCGAGCTGCCGGAGGCCGAGGCCGCCGAGCTGCGCACCCGGATCGAGGCGGACCCGGCCGAGGCCGCGCGCCTCGCCGCCCTCGAGGAGAGCAACCGCGCGATCCTCGCGGCCCACCCGGCCGAGGAGCTGGCCCGGGCCATCGAGCGCCGCCGCCACCTCCAGGAGGTCACCGAGCGGGAGGCCGGCCGTCAGCGCTCCTCCCGTCCCCTGCTCTGGGGCCTGCCCACCCTGGCCGCCGCCGCCGCCCTGGCCGTCTTCCTCCTCCGGGGGCCGCCGCCGGTGGGCGTGGACCCCAACGGAGGCCTCGAGCACACGACCATCAAGGGCCTCGACGCCCGGCTGCACGTGCACCGCAAGACGGCCGCCGGAGACGAGGAGCTCACCTCCGGCGCCCTGGCCCGCCCCGGGGACCTGCTGCAGGTCGCCTACACCGCCGCCGGCAAGCACCACGGCCTCATCCTCTCCCTCGACGGCCGCGGCACCCTCACCGACCACCTGGCCGGGCGCGGCGGGCTGCACTCCGTTCCGCTCGAGCCCTCGGGGAAGGTGAGCCTCGACCGCGCCTACGAGCTGGACGACGCCCCGCGCTTCGAGCGCTTCTACTTCTTCGTCTCCGATGAGCCCTTCGAGGCGAGCGCCCTGCGCGCCGCGCTGGAGCAGGGACAGGAGGGGGACGCCCTGCGCTCCCTCCTGCCCCAAGGGATCGACTTCCTCCGCTTCGACCTCCGGAAGGAGACGCCATGA
- a CDS encoding sigma-70 family RNA polymerase sigma factor, which translates to MPVDLETFYSRYGPMVLRRCRRLLGNEEAALDAMQDVFVQVLRHQDRLEDRGASSLLFRIATNTCLNRIRSQGRRPEVADGELLDLIARSTDDDPRKEARSLLSRLFQEVPESTATIATLHLLDGMTLEEVAGEVGMSVSGVRKRLRGLKAIAREVEMREGAQA; encoded by the coding sequence GTGCCCGTCGATCTCGAAACCTTCTACAGCAGGTATGGACCCATGGTGCTACGCCGCTGCCGCCGTCTGCTCGGAAACGAGGAGGCCGCCCTCGATGCCATGCAGGACGTCTTCGTCCAGGTGCTCCGCCACCAGGACCGCCTGGAGGATCGCGGCGCCTCCTCCCTCCTCTTCCGGATCGCCACCAACACCTGCCTGAACCGCATCCGGAGCCAGGGGCGTCGGCCCGAGGTCGCGGACGGTGAGCTCCTCGACCTGATCGCGCGCTCCACCGACGACGATCCTCGCAAGGAGGCCCGCTCCCTCCTCTCGCGGCTCTTCCAGGAGGTCCCCGAGTCCACCGCGACCATCGCCACCCTCCACCTCCTCGACGGGATGACCCTCGAGGAGGTCGCCGGAGAGGTGGGGATGAGCGTCTCCGGCGTCCGCAAGCGCCTCCGGGGGCTCAAGGCCATCGCCCGGGAGGTCGAGATGCGGGAAGGAGCCCAGGCATGA
- a CDS encoding cyclic nucleotide-binding domain-containing protein produces MATKTAKRGERPAPPSRTTLRRAIKGLHQVVKRKKNDVRSMVRLARAHRLLGNDAKSARWYTVAIRLLSQQGHGLRALALAKERLAVAPEDQESLLELASLYAKHPDAMEREQGRVALPLAPEEDTSVGRIPRDFTATSAKALKILDDADEVERIHAALEAAFADEMETAPRSGGRYADQEPPPEQSTDEERALSAAEDNAAKPPPLPPRKEGGQEALEAATLGGLPLLSSLGQGAFMALMRDMERITLEDEEVLFAEGEKARSFFIVAEGALEARSARSGTEALLARLTEGEVIGVLGLYSGRRRNATVSADGPAVVFEVTDRLLSRLVKQHPAAKQALATFYRQRLLETFLGSCPLIQDLPRAARLSIVDSFEETRHPEGSLLVAPGEVQNSLHLVLRGRLEVESRLEGERHNLAHLERGDFFGCIAALTGTPSRDRARWSEEGLAASLSQKQFSEIVKRHPALRALPRVLAERGLMVSRTLFVGETGVPGFKREDAASQDG; encoded by the coding sequence TTGGCGACGAAGACAGCAAAGAGAGGGGAGCGACCGGCACCGCCCTCCCGCACCACGCTGCGCCGCGCGATCAAGGGGCTCCACCAGGTCGTCAAGCGCAAGAAGAACGACGTGCGCTCGATGGTGCGGCTGGCCCGCGCCCACCGCCTCCTGGGCAACGACGCGAAGAGCGCCCGCTGGTACACCGTCGCCATCCGCCTCCTCTCCCAGCAGGGCCACGGCCTGCGGGCGCTGGCCCTGGCCAAGGAGCGGCTGGCGGTCGCGCCCGAGGATCAGGAGAGCCTCCTGGAGCTGGCCTCCCTCTACGCCAAGCACCCCGACGCGATGGAGCGGGAGCAGGGGCGGGTCGCCCTGCCCCTCGCCCCGGAGGAGGACACCTCGGTCGGCCGGATCCCCCGGGACTTCACGGCCACCAGCGCCAAGGCCTTGAAGATCCTGGACGACGCCGACGAGGTCGAGCGGATCCACGCCGCCCTCGAGGCGGCCTTCGCCGACGAGATGGAGACCGCCCCCCGCTCCGGCGGCCGCTACGCCGACCAGGAGCCGCCGCCCGAGCAGAGCACGGACGAGGAGCGCGCCCTCTCCGCCGCCGAGGACAACGCGGCGAAGCCCCCTCCCCTGCCGCCGCGCAAGGAGGGGGGCCAGGAGGCCCTGGAGGCGGCCACCCTCGGCGGCCTGCCCCTCCTCTCCTCCCTGGGGCAGGGCGCCTTCATGGCCCTGATGCGGGACATGGAGCGGATCACCCTCGAGGACGAGGAGGTCCTCTTCGCCGAGGGAGAGAAGGCCCGCTCCTTCTTCATCGTGGCCGAGGGGGCCCTCGAGGCCCGCTCCGCCCGCAGCGGCACCGAGGCGCTCCTCGCCCGCCTCACCGAGGGCGAGGTGATCGGAGTCCTGGGCCTCTACTCGGGGCGGCGCCGCAACGCGACGGTCTCGGCGGACGGCCCGGCGGTGGTCTTCGAGGTCACCGATCGCCTCCTCTCCCGCCTCGTGAAGCAGCACCCCGCGGCGAAGCAGGCCCTGGCGACCTTCTACCGGCAGCGGCTGCTGGAGACCTTCCTCGGGAGCTGCCCCCTGATCCAGGACCTGCCCCGCGCCGCGCGGCTGAGCATCGTCGACAGCTTCGAGGAGACCCGCCACCCGGAGGGCAGCCTCCTGGTCGCCCCCGGCGAGGTTCAGAACAGCCTCCACCTCGTCCTGCGTGGGCGCCTCGAGGTCGAGTCCCGCCTCGAGGGTGAGCGGCACAACCTGGCCCACCTGGAGCGGGGCGACTTCTTCGGCTGCATCGCCGCCCTCACCGGCACCCCCAGCCGGGACCGGGCCCGCTGGTCCGAGGAGGGGCTGGCCGCCTCCCTCTCCCAGAAGCAGTTCAGCGAGATCGTCAAGCGCCACCCGGCGCTCCGCGCGCTGCCGCGGGTGCTGGCGGAGCGCGGGCTGATGGTCTCCCGCACCCTCTTCGTCGGCGAGACCGGCGTCCCCGGCTTCAAGCGCGAGGACGCCGCGAGTCAGGACGGCTAG
- a CDS encoding DNA topoisomerase IV subunit A — MAKKKKATKKSARQTEGSGTLSTREAAGGGGTRRKSAAKTAAKEKLDKITVEAIEGSASSIHQAVSKNQKPELRFPVRSLSNVRYDSRNGYFKIGQSRKTRALTYNTAKGFAQTLKLMALSKYMVETDDFATKRDAYYQSKNWGPAKFNEQAESDSVMDDIEAMFALHDVSREQLRFYPEDHGGAVSGELVVIDRDYETGEELRIDCTRFGSGAYTIPHSVEHLRFETKAKFILAIETGGMFQRLATHKFWRSSNCILISMGGVPTRATRRFIRRLADSKNIPVYAFVDCDPYGISNIYRTLKVGSGNAAHINQFFCVPQARFLGVAPQDIIDFNLRDATHKLQDVDIKRANDALKNDPFFQHHKKWQKAIEQLLKMGVRAEQQALAKWGLNYVIDEYLPQKLAHPEKFLP, encoded by the coding sequence ATGGCGAAGAAGAAGAAGGCGACGAAGAAGAGCGCGAGGCAGACCGAGGGCAGCGGCACCCTCTCCACCCGGGAGGCCGCCGGCGGCGGCGGCACCCGGCGCAAGAGCGCAGCCAAGACGGCGGCGAAGGAGAAGCTGGACAAGATCACCGTCGAGGCCATCGAGGGGAGCGCCAGCAGCATCCACCAGGCCGTGAGCAAGAACCAGAAGCCCGAGCTGCGCTTCCCGGTGCGCTCGCTCTCCAACGTTCGCTACGATTCTCGCAACGGCTACTTCAAGATCGGGCAGTCCCGGAAGACCCGGGCGCTGACCTACAACACCGCCAAGGGCTTCGCGCAGACCCTGAAGCTGATGGCGCTCTCGAAGTACATGGTGGAGACCGACGACTTCGCCACCAAGCGAGACGCCTACTACCAGAGCAAGAACTGGGGCCCGGCCAAGTTCAACGAGCAGGCCGAGTCCGACTCGGTGATGGACGACATCGAGGCCATGTTCGCGCTGCACGACGTCAGCCGCGAGCAGCTGCGCTTCTACCCCGAGGACCACGGCGGCGCCGTCAGCGGTGAGCTGGTGGTCATCGACCGGGACTACGAGACCGGCGAGGAGCTGCGGATCGACTGCACCCGCTTCGGCTCGGGGGCCTACACCATCCCCCACTCGGTGGAGCACCTGCGCTTCGAGACCAAGGCCAAGTTCATCCTGGCCATCGAGACCGGCGGTATGTTCCAGCGCCTGGCCACCCACAAGTTCTGGCGCAGCTCCAACTGCATCCTGATCTCGATGGGCGGGGTGCCCACCCGGGCCACCCGGCGCTTCATCCGGCGGCTGGCCGACTCCAAGAACATCCCGGTCTACGCCTTCGTCGACTGCGATCCCTACGGGATCTCGAACATCTACCGGACCCTGAAGGTGGGCTCGGGCAACGCCGCCCACATCAACCAGTTCTTCTGCGTGCCCCAGGCGCGCTTCCTGGGGGTGGCGCCGCAGGACATCATCGACTTCAACCTCCGGGACGCCACCCACAAGCTGCAGGACGTGGACATCAAGCGGGCCAACGACGCCCTCAAGAACGATCCCTTCTTCCAGCACCACAAGAAGTGGCAGAAGGCCATCGAGCAGCTGCTGAAGATGGGCGTCCGCGCCGAGCAGCAGGCCCTGGCGAAGTGGGGCCTGAACTACGTCATCGACGAGTACCTGCCGCAGAAGCTGGCCCACCCGGAGAAGTTCCTGCCGTGA
- a CDS encoding NAD-dependent epimerase/dehydratase family protein encodes MSGPTLITGSAGFIGSHLAEALLARGDQVVGVDDFDPTYDPALKERNLEGPRSRAGFHFERLDVRDADALQALLAARGIRRVAHLAARGGVRPSVEDPEIYADINVRGTQSVLQACLASGVEQVVFASSSSVYGARDGGTFHESDAADRPASPYAATKRSGELLCYAAFHDHGLPVTCLRFFTVYGPRQRPDMAIHRFLEQLEAGRPLTINGDGLQRRDFTYVDDIVAGFVAALERPDGYAIYNLGSGREVTVLELVAALQEAAGLEGRLEHGPAHASDVPHTRADIGLARRVLGWEPRVRLEEGLSRFVAWYRQRPG; translated from the coding sequence ATGTCCGGACCCACCCTGATCACCGGCTCCGCCGGCTTCATCGGCTCCCACCTCGCCGAGGCCCTCCTCGCGCGGGGCGACCAGGTCGTCGGGGTGGACGACTTCGACCCCACCTACGATCCCGCGCTCAAGGAGCGCAACCTCGAGGGACCCCGGAGTCGCGCGGGCTTCCACTTCGAGCGGCTTGACGTCCGGGACGCCGACGCGCTGCAGGCCCTCCTCGCCGCGCGGGGGATCCGCCGGGTCGCCCACCTCGCCGCCCGGGGCGGCGTGCGGCCCTCGGTCGAGGACCCCGAGATCTACGCCGACATCAACGTGCGCGGCACCCAGAGCGTGCTGCAGGCCTGCCTCGCGAGCGGCGTGGAGCAGGTGGTCTTCGCCTCCTCCTCCTCGGTCTACGGCGCGCGGGACGGCGGCACCTTCCACGAGAGCGACGCCGCGGATCGCCCGGCCTCACCCTACGCCGCCACCAAGCGCTCGGGGGAGCTGCTCTGCTACGCCGCCTTCCACGATCACGGCCTGCCGGTGACCTGCCTGCGCTTCTTCACGGTCTACGGGCCACGGCAGCGGCCGGACATGGCCATCCATCGCTTCCTCGAGCAGCTCGAGGCCGGCCGGCCCCTGACGATCAACGGCGACGGACTCCAGCGCCGGGACTTCACCTACGTCGACGACATCGTGGCGGGCTTCGTCGCCGCGCTGGAGCGCCCGGACGGCTACGCGATCTACAACCTCGGCAGCGGGCGGGAGGTCACCGTCCTCGAGCTGGTCGCCGCGCTGCAGGAGGCCGCTGGCCTGGAGGGCAGGCTCGAGCACGGCCCCGCCCACGCCTCGGACGTCCCCCACACCCGGGCGGACATCGGGCTGGCGCGGCGGGTGCTGGGCTGGGAGCCGCGGGTCCGCCTCGAGGAGGGCCTCTCCCGCTTCGTCGCCTGGTACCGGCAGCGGCCGGGCTAG